A region from the Vibrio navarrensis genome encodes:
- a CDS encoding lactate dehydrogenase, with protein MSNGELPKDADGLQLNFCKTLACDNFGLSDAKRYVLQHANPKRPAMVCRECGAFPPLLNNREVLNELHRLRQLHSDGLPACRNDDCANFGLSVHTHKHLYHAFGYSGDRQRYRCKNCQSTFVDKWSGANKKLQFQENLMGLLFTGYSVREICRKLHINPKTFYDHVDHIASRCRRKLATIDARWVNHAQSYQLASHYVPLQPNSDNGVYWIASGEAQSGYILCQHVNYSANEEPLGSVDHNPYEPVSRFVSPDYVAEAKEAAGAPSDYLRERIDQKYQTILARGNVEDPIGNMTVFNYPSKGAVVRPPYTSYAHYLHVLDMCNDACRVSIYMPQDPLLRSAALSVCLSRIKSQNVDLMYVEEDADWKMDQPFERVDIVYMSWWRDRWAIANQGDMQKGICYLAGNNNHPEQWFSTATTRNIAFFQRRFQVLFESFINEPRRKLRPGGILSLLDIFRAWHNLCYQDKQGQTAAQRLGVTEKPLTLKQLLS; from the coding sequence GTGTCTAACGGCGAACTGCCAAAAGACGCAGATGGGTTACAACTCAACTTTTGTAAAACATTGGCGTGTGACAACTTTGGTCTGAGCGATGCAAAGCGATACGTTTTGCAACATGCGAACCCTAAGCGTCCAGCGATGGTCTGCCGTGAATGTGGTGCTTTCCCCCCCTTACTTAACAACCGTGAAGTGCTGAACGAGCTGCATCGCTTGCGTCAGCTTCACAGTGACGGCCTGCCAGCTTGCCGCAACGACGATTGCGCCAACTTTGGCCTATCCGTTCATACTCACAAACACCTCTACCATGCGTTTGGCTACAGTGGCGATCGACAAAGATATCGCTGCAAAAACTGCCAATCGACTTTTGTCGACAAATGGTCTGGGGCAAATAAAAAGCTGCAATTCCAAGAAAACTTGATGGGCCTGCTGTTTACGGGCTACTCAGTGCGAGAGATATGCCGCAAACTGCACATCAATCCCAAAACGTTTTACGATCACGTCGATCACATCGCTAGCCGTTGCCGCCGCAAATTGGCTACCATTGATGCGCGCTGGGTCAATCATGCGCAAAGTTATCAGCTTGCTTCCCATTATGTTCCGTTACAGCCGAACAGTGATAACGGCGTGTACTGGATCGCGTCTGGCGAGGCCCAATCCGGCTATATTCTCTGCCAACACGTCAACTACTCGGCCAATGAAGAACCTTTAGGCTCGGTGGATCATAACCCTTACGAGCCGGTTTCTCGTTTTGTCTCTCCCGATTACGTTGCCGAAGCCAAAGAAGCGGCAGGAGCACCGTCAGACTATTTACGCGAGCGGATTGATCAGAAATATCAAACTATTCTGGCACGTGGAAATGTGGAAGACCCGATAGGTAACATGACGGTGTTTAACTATCCGTCAAAAGGCGCAGTGGTTCGTCCGCCATACACTTCTTACGCTCACTATCTTCATGTATTGGATATGTGCAACGACGCTTGTCGTGTCTCGATTTACATGCCACAAGATCCATTGCTGCGCTCTGCGGCGCTGAGTGTTTGCCTCTCGCGGATCAAGAGCCAGAATGTTGACCTGATGTATGTTGAAGAAGATGCGGACTGGAAAATGGATCAGCCTTTTGAACGAGTCGATATTGTCTATATGAGCTGGTGGCGAGATCGCTGGGCAATCGCCAATCAAGGCGACATGCAAAAAGGCATCTGTTATCTTGCCGGCAATAATAACCATCCTGAACAATGGTTTAGTACCGCTACTACACGCAACATCGCCTTCTTCCAGCGTCGCTTCCAAGTTCTGTTTGAAAGCTTTATCAATGAACCAAGACGCAAACTCCGCCCCGGAGGCATTTTGTCACTGCTGGATATATTCAGAGCGTGGCACAATTTATGCTACCAAGACAAACAAGGGCAAACCGCTGCACAGCGGCTCGGCGTAACTGAAAAGCCACTGACACTCAAACAGCTTTTGTCCTAA
- a CDS encoding GGDEF domain-containing protein, with translation MEKLLNKVTDAGFDPASVAGEEAIILWNHVRQHVASTRKERAHCYIISAEYRYELKQLQLSIDELRQALQLLELPEDAEDILTVKASLSERLVDIGDYTAALNEYISSSNIAVEHGFIDEYVTTIVGMGNLCDAFGDHNRALRYYQKIDGIDHSISSRSLRLRYKLYLLSCYIHLGRVNVAKDLLKECEELSILVSDKILSGQVLLYQAKLHRLQNQHMQALLALSKAQYSSSSLHSNWLSIMNRIELAYSLCAIGKQELANMLLVSAAKNIELKASPIVAKQFYDAMSKVLAAQGRFKDALACEKKGFRIESDLMKHIPISELGASQLRRISRFDLQLKLILSEIENKELKETTQQHKNTMAQLQQDVFTDPLTALHNRRWLDVKLKDLLLHETPFALMVIDIDHFKSINDELSHLVGDKAIVSVSHELAAYFRFRGASCVRFGGEEFLVILENTDLAKAELHAENYRERIFQFGWTEILGERGLTVSIGITLHRDGENTQRTFYRADKALYRAKANGRNQVCTEE, from the coding sequence ATGGAAAAGCTGCTGAATAAAGTCACCGATGCAGGTTTTGATCCTGCCTCCGTGGCCGGAGAAGAGGCCATTATTCTTTGGAATCATGTTCGCCAGCATGTTGCTTCCACCCGCAAAGAGCGCGCGCACTGCTACATCATCAGCGCGGAGTATCGCTACGAGTTAAAGCAGTTACAACTGAGCATTGACGAGTTGCGTCAAGCGCTTCAATTGCTTGAATTACCTGAAGACGCAGAAGACATTCTTACGGTTAAGGCCAGCCTGAGTGAACGATTGGTCGACATTGGTGACTACACCGCCGCACTCAATGAGTACATCTCCTCCTCTAATATTGCCGTTGAACACGGGTTTATTGATGAATATGTGACCACGATTGTCGGCATGGGTAACCTTTGCGATGCGTTTGGCGATCACAACCGCGCTCTGCGTTACTATCAAAAAATTGATGGTATTGACCACTCCATCAGCAGCCGCTCGCTGCGGCTACGTTATAAACTCTATCTGCTCTCCTGTTACATCCATTTAGGCCGTGTCAATGTGGCCAAGGATCTTTTAAAAGAGTGTGAAGAGCTGAGTATTCTGGTCAGCGATAAAATTCTTTCAGGGCAAGTTCTGCTTTACCAAGCCAAGCTGCACCGATTGCAGAACCAACACATGCAAGCCTTGCTGGCTCTGTCAAAAGCTCAGTACTCCTCAAGTAGCCTGCACTCGAACTGGCTGTCGATCATGAATCGTATCGAGCTAGCTTATTCGTTATGTGCGATTGGCAAACAAGAACTCGCCAATATGCTGCTGGTCAGTGCAGCGAAGAACATTGAGCTTAAAGCCTCTCCCATCGTTGCAAAGCAGTTTTACGACGCAATGAGTAAGGTATTAGCCGCGCAAGGTCGATTTAAAGACGCGTTGGCGTGTGAGAAAAAAGGTTTTCGCATTGAGTCGGATCTGATGAAACATATCCCGATCAGTGAACTTGGGGCAAGCCAGCTGCGCCGCATCTCCCGTTTTGATCTGCAACTGAAATTGATCCTCTCTGAGATTGAAAACAAGGAACTCAAAGAGACCACGCAGCAGCACAAAAATACCATGGCGCAGTTGCAGCAGGATGTGTTCACCGATCCGCTTACCGCGCTGCACAACCGACGTTGGCTGGACGTCAAACTCAAAGATCTGCTGCTGCATGAAACGCCGTTTGCGCTGATGGTGATCGATATCGACCACTTCAAATCTATCAATGATGAGCTGAGCCATTTAGTCGGTGATAAGGCGATCGTCAGCGTTTCACATGAGCTTGCCGCTTACTTTAGGTTTCGCGGTGCCTCATGCGTACGTTTTGGCGGAGAAGAGTTCTTAGTGATCTTAGAAAATACCGACCTCGCTAAAGCCGAGCTGCACGCAGAAAATTACCGCGAACGCATTTTCCAGTTTGGCTGGACAGAAATTTTAGGTGAACGCGGTTTGACCGTCTCAATCGGCATCACCCTACATCGTGATGGTGAAAATACCCAGCGCACCTTCTATCGCGCCGACAAAGCGCTCTACCGCGCCAAAGCCAACGGGCGCAATCAGGTTTGCACTGAAGAGTAA
- a CDS encoding ECF-type riboflavin transporter substrate-binding protein, which yields MNLSAKTVVVIAIGAALYGIGGLPMFGIPVFANTTLKPAMAVLALFSVLFGPLVGFLVGFIGHWVTDLFAGWGVWLTWVLGSGLVGLIIGFFPSLTRNRLEKGEFSMKDFALFVLLALLGNVFGYGCSAFLDTLLYAEPFSKVFTQLTIIASGNTVLIAVVGYFILKSVAKRNKQSRNLTEA from the coding sequence ATGAATCTTTCAGCTAAAACCGTAGTGGTAATTGCAATCGGGGCGGCGCTTTACGGCATTGGTGGGTTGCCCATGTTTGGCATTCCGGTCTTTGCCAACACCACTCTCAAACCTGCGATGGCGGTCCTCGCGCTGTTTTCTGTTCTCTTTGGCCCTTTGGTCGGTTTTTTGGTTGGCTTTATTGGTCACTGGGTGACGGATCTGTTTGCCGGTTGGGGCGTGTGGCTAACTTGGGTTCTCGGCTCTGGTTTGGTTGGTTTGATTATCGGTTTCTTCCCATCTCTGACTCGCAATCGCTTAGAAAAAGGCGAATTTAGTATGAAAGACTTTGCCCTGTTCGTGCTGCTCGCGCTGCTTGGCAACGTGTTTGGTTATGGCTGCTCTGCGTTTCTCGATACCCTGTTATATGCCGAACCTTTCAGCAAAGTCTTTACCCAACTGACTATCATTGCCTCAGGTAACACCGTACTGATCGCCGTTGTGGGCTATTTCATTCTTAAATCGGTCGCGAAACGCAATAAACAAAGCCGCAACTTAACTGAGGCTTAA
- a CDS encoding ABC transporter ATP-binding protein has protein sequence MTIEFSNFSFRYESLDKPTLKNINLRIEKGEKIVIIGPSGSGKSTLGQCLNGLIPHAVKGEISGNLCINGQDTGPFEMHQFTEQVGTVLQDTDSQFVGLSIGEDIAFALENQLTSNIEMYPLVKATARMVDLEMMLERSPHDLSGGQKQRVSLAGILVDHVDILLFDEPLAALDPKTGKKTIEIIDDLHTQSGKTVVIIEHRLEDVLHRPVDRIILMDNGEIIADTTPDKLLASSLLAQYGIREPLYLSALKAAGCQLTEHHHPSKLSHIPVEPFAEPLRAWFDAATNASDFPSSAPLLQVRNLTYSYDGEKNALEGMNFDIQRGEFVSVLGKNGSGKSTITKLLMGVLTPDAGAMYLNGDDLSLLSIFERSQKIGVVMQNPNHMISHHMIFDEVAFGLRNRGLDEMQIESKVLDVLALCGLSKYRHWPIEALSYGQKKRVTIASILALEPELLILDEPTAGQDYRNYTAMLRFIEKLNRELGITVMIISHDLHLVLEYTTRSLVIADSKLIADAPMTHVLSSPTLLDSANLTITSLYPLAEKFAIADRDGLMRHFIASEKAHREKVDESETLSTERCHEKQA, from the coding sequence ATGACCATCGAATTTTCTAACTTCTCTTTTCGATATGAGTCGCTGGACAAACCGACGCTAAAAAATATCAATCTAAGGATAGAGAAAGGAGAGAAAATCGTCATCATTGGCCCAAGCGGCAGCGGCAAATCGACGCTTGGCCAATGCCTCAATGGGCTTATACCACATGCGGTTAAAGGAGAAATCTCTGGCAACCTATGCATTAATGGGCAAGATACTGGCCCTTTTGAGATGCACCAATTCACCGAGCAAGTGGGCACGGTATTGCAAGATACCGACAGCCAGTTTGTAGGGTTGAGCATTGGTGAAGATATTGCGTTCGCGCTGGAAAACCAACTGACTAGCAATATTGAGATGTACCCGCTGGTCAAAGCCACTGCGCGTATGGTCGATCTGGAGATGATGCTGGAGCGCTCGCCGCACGATCTCTCCGGTGGACAGAAACAGCGTGTCTCACTGGCGGGCATCTTAGTCGACCATGTCGATATTCTGCTGTTTGATGAACCGCTGGCCGCACTTGACCCGAAAACGGGTAAAAAGACCATTGAAATCATTGATGATCTGCACACACAAAGTGGCAAAACCGTGGTGATTATTGAACACCGTCTGGAAGATGTGCTGCATCGGCCAGTGGATCGCATCATCTTGATGGATAACGGCGAGATAATTGCCGACACCACACCTGACAAGCTGCTTGCTTCTTCTTTGCTGGCGCAGTACGGAATTCGTGAGCCGCTCTACCTTTCAGCCTTAAAAGCGGCGGGCTGCCAGCTTACTGAACATCATCATCCATCGAAGCTGTCGCACATCCCTGTCGAACCGTTTGCCGAACCGCTTCGCGCTTGGTTTGATGCCGCTACCAATGCCTCTGACTTCCCTTCGTCTGCTCCTCTTTTGCAAGTGCGTAATTTGACCTATTCCTATGATGGTGAGAAAAATGCGCTTGAGGGGATGAATTTCGACATTCAACGCGGAGAGTTTGTCTCCGTGCTGGGTAAAAACGGCTCAGGAAAATCCACCATCACCAAACTGCTGATGGGGGTACTGACGCCAGATGCAGGTGCAATGTACTTAAATGGCGACGACCTCAGTCTGTTGTCGATTTTTGAGCGCAGCCAAAAAATCGGCGTAGTGATGCAAAACCCCAATCATATGATCTCCCATCACATGATTTTCGATGAAGTCGCTTTTGGCCTGCGTAATCGTGGCCTCGACGAAATGCAGATCGAGAGCAAAGTGCTCGACGTTCTGGCGCTGTGTGGACTGAGCAAATATCGGCATTGGCCGATTGAAGCGCTGAGCTACGGACAGAAAAAACGCGTGACCATCGCCTCGATTCTCGCTTTAGAGCCGGAACTGTTGATCCTTGATGAACCGACCGCAGGTCAAGATTATCGCAATTACACCGCGATGTTGCGCTTTATCGAAAAACTCAACCGCGAGCTTGGCATCACGGTGATGATCATCTCGCACGATCTGCACCTAGTGCTTGAATACACCACACGTTCGCTGGTCATTGCCGACAGCAAATTGATCGCCGATGCGCCGATGACCCACGTTTTGAGCTCGCCCACTTTGCTCGATAGCGCCAACCTCACGATCACCAGTTTGTACCCGTTGGCGGAAAAATTTGCCATCGCAGACCGTGATGGGTTAATGCGCCACTTTATCGCCAGCGAGAAAGCCCATCGCGAGAAAGTCGACGAAAGTGAAACCTTGTCAACCGAGCGCTGTCACGAGAAGCAGGCATGA
- a CDS encoding energy-coupling factor transporter transmembrane component T family protein, translating to MKETKMKFGINYIDTQSPLHQLNGITKFALFIAWITVVLTTFDLRMIGLLIIAGLGLLKLTRVPFRVYKPLLLGTASVLLLNALFMFALAPQQGSEYIGTAHVLLSLPGDYSLTQETLFYLVTVTLKYFSMFPIALVFVFTTHPTEFAASLNRLGVPYKIAYAVSLTLRYLPEVKKDFVNIMHAQQARGVELSKKAPLFTRLKNVAKILGPLIFSSLERADQISNAMTLRGFGRHNSRTWYSLKPLKQMDYLCLTAIVVIVAAAIGKRLLDTALFWYPWS from the coding sequence ATGAAAGAGACCAAAATGAAGTTTGGTATCAACTACATTGATACCCAATCGCCATTGCATCAACTTAACGGCATCACTAAGTTCGCCCTGTTTATCGCGTGGATCACGGTAGTACTCACTACCTTTGACTTACGGATGATTGGCTTGTTGATCATCGCAGGTCTTGGGCTGCTAAAACTCACCCGAGTGCCATTTCGCGTGTATAAACCTTTGCTGCTGGGTACCGCGAGTGTTCTGCTGCTCAACGCACTGTTCATGTTTGCCTTAGCTCCGCAGCAAGGCAGCGAATACATCGGCACTGCGCACGTACTGCTCTCGCTGCCCGGAGACTACTCGCTCACCCAAGAGACGCTGTTTTACCTAGTCACCGTGACGCTGAAATATTTCAGCATGTTCCCGATTGCGTTGGTGTTTGTCTTCACAACCCATCCGACGGAGTTTGCCGCGAGCCTTAACCGCCTCGGCGTGCCTTACAAAATCGCCTACGCGGTCAGTTTAACGTTGCGTTACCTACCGGAAGTGAAGAAAGATTTCGTCAATATCATGCACGCCCAGCAAGCTCGCGGAGTCGAACTCAGCAAGAAAGCACCGCTGTTTACGCGTTTGAAAAATGTCGCCAAAATTCTTGGCCCGCTCATTTTTTCCAGCTTAGAGCGCGCAGACCAAATTTCCAACGCGATGACACTACGCGGCTTTGGTCGGCATAATTCGCGTACTTGGTACAGTTTAAAACCGCTCAAACAAATGGATTATCTTTGCCTAACCGCGATTGTCGTGATCGTCGCGGCAGCGATTGGTAAGCGCTTACTCGACACGGCTCTATTCTGGTATCCGTGGTCGTAA
- a CDS encoding FdhF/YdeP family oxidoreductase, which yields MKQKEQIEQYSGPAGGWGALKAVTKSWLGSDNAFRNLRAMLKTNQNGGFDCPGCAWGESPENGVVNFCENGAKAVNWEATSRLVEPEFFAQHSVSELAKQSDYWLEYQGRLSHPMRYDASSDHYVSISWQEAFDLVAKHLNALQSPDEAEFYTSGRASNEAAYLYQLFVRAFGTNNFPDCSNMCHEASAIGLFETIGVGKGTVVFKDFEHADAIFIVGQNPGTNHPRMLEPLRAAVKRGAQVVCLNPLKERGLERFQNPQLPIEMLRNGSKPTSSAYYHPALGGDMAVFRGMAKFLLQWEREAYAQGGEPVFDHEFIRQHTNGLDAYLAAVEQTSWQQIVDQSGLQLDEIESLAHIYRHADRVIMCWAMGLTQHRHSVVTIQEVVNLQLLRGNVGKPGAGLSPVRGHSNVQGDRTMGINEKPPAFLLDALEKRFQFKVPRSHGHNAVQAIQAMEEKRAKVFIGLGGNFAQATPDTPRTHQAMRNCELTVHIATKLNRSHLVTGRDALILPCLGRTEIDEQADGPQGVTVEDTFSMVHLSYGQLKPRSPHLRSEPAILAGIAKATLGNFPIDWDWAIADYSRIRDLIEQTIPGFKDFNQRVQHPGGFYLGNAAARREWNTASGKAQFSPSALPAQLVNEHVTSRGDIPDLILQTLRSHDQYNTTLYGLNDRYRGVFGRRDVLFVNQEEIRRLGYQAGDKVDLVSLWEDGVERRVSGFELVAYDMPAGQAAAYYPETNPLVPLESYGERTFTPTSKFIAIKLEKAQPSEVIATTAV from the coding sequence ATGAAGCAAAAAGAACAAATTGAACAATATTCTGGCCCTGCTGGTGGCTGGGGAGCGCTCAAAGCGGTCACGAAAAGCTGGTTAGGCAGCGACAATGCCTTTCGTAACCTACGCGCGATGCTCAAGACTAACCAAAATGGTGGCTTTGACTGTCCCGGGTGCGCTTGGGGAGAATCGCCGGAAAACGGCGTGGTCAATTTTTGCGAAAACGGCGCCAAAGCCGTCAACTGGGAAGCCACCAGCCGCTTAGTCGAGCCGGAATTTTTTGCCCAGCACAGTGTCAGTGAGTTGGCAAAGCAAAGTGACTACTGGTTGGAATACCAAGGTCGTTTGAGCCATCCGATGCGCTACGATGCGAGTAGCGATCACTATGTCTCTATCTCTTGGCAAGAGGCATTTGATTTAGTTGCCAAGCATCTCAACGCGCTGCAGTCGCCTGATGAAGCGGAATTCTACACCTCGGGGCGAGCCAGCAACGAAGCGGCCTATCTCTATCAGCTGTTTGTGCGTGCCTTTGGCACCAATAATTTTCCCGACTGTTCCAATATGTGTCACGAGGCCAGCGCGATCGGGCTGTTTGAAACCATCGGGGTGGGTAAAGGCACGGTGGTGTTTAAAGATTTTGAGCACGCTGATGCGATTTTTATTGTCGGACAAAACCCCGGTACTAACCATCCGCGGATGTTAGAACCGCTGCGCGCGGCGGTAAAACGCGGTGCACAGGTTGTCTGCCTTAACCCACTCAAAGAGCGTGGTTTGGAGCGTTTTCAAAACCCACAATTGCCGATTGAAATGCTACGCAACGGCTCTAAACCGACCAGCAGCGCTTATTATCATCCGGCGCTGGGCGGCGACATGGCGGTGTTTCGCGGCATGGCGAAGTTTCTTTTGCAATGGGAACGTGAAGCGTACGCGCAGGGCGGGGAACCTGTGTTTGACCACGAGTTCATTCGTCAGCACACCAACGGATTAGACGCCTATTTAGCCGCCGTTGAGCAAACATCTTGGCAGCAAATTGTTGATCAATCAGGTTTGCAACTCGATGAAATTGAGTCGCTGGCGCACATCTATCGCCACGCCGATCGCGTCATCATGTGCTGGGCGATGGGGCTCACGCAGCATCGCCACTCGGTAGTAACCATTCAGGAAGTGGTGAATCTGCAATTGCTGCGCGGCAACGTGGGCAAACCGGGCGCAGGCTTATCGCCAGTGCGTGGTCACAGTAATGTGCAGGGCGATCGCACCATGGGGATCAATGAGAAACCGCCTGCGTTTTTGCTTGATGCACTGGAGAAACGTTTTCAGTTTAAGGTGCCTCGCTCACATGGCCACAACGCCGTGCAGGCGATTCAGGCGATGGAAGAAAAACGCGCTAAAGTCTTTATCGGTCTTGGTGGCAATTTCGCCCAAGCAACACCGGATACGCCTCGCACTCACCAAGCCATGCGTAACTGTGAGCTGACGGTACACATCGCCACTAAACTCAACCGCTCGCATTTGGTGACCGGGCGTGATGCCTTGATCCTGCCGTGCTTGGGTCGCACTGAAATCGACGAGCAAGCTGATGGCCCGCAAGGCGTAACGGTGGAAGATACCTTTAGTATGGTGCACCTCTCGTATGGTCAGTTGAAACCGCGCTCGCCACATTTGCGCTCTGAACCCGCCATTTTGGCCGGGATTGCTAAAGCGACGCTGGGCAACTTCCCGATTGACTGGGATTGGGCCATCGCCGACTACAGCCGTATTCGTGATTTGATTGAGCAGACTATTCCCGGTTTTAAAGATTTTAACCAACGCGTGCAGCACCCTGGCGGTTTCTATCTGGGCAATGCGGCGGCGCGGCGTGAGTGGAATACCGCCAGTGGCAAAGCGCAGTTTTCTCCTTCGGCTTTGCCAGCACAATTGGTGAATGAGCACGTTACGTCACGTGGTGATATTCCGGATCTGATTTTGCAAACGCTGCGCTCGCACGATCAATACAACACCACGCTGTATGGTTTGAACGACCGTTATCGTGGCGTATTTGGCCGACGTGATGTGCTGTTTGTCAATCAAGAGGAAATTCGCCGTTTGGGTTATCAAGCGGGTGACAAAGTCGACTTGGTGAGCTTGTGGGAAGATGGCGTGGAACGCCGTGTGAGCGGCTTTGAGCTGGTGGCGTATGATATGCCTGCGGGGCAAGCTGCGGCCTATTACCCTGAGACTAACCCTTTGGTTCCGCTGGAGAGTTACGGTGAACGCACATTTACCCCAACCTCCAAGTTTATTGCGATTAAACTTGAAAAAGCCCAGCCAAGTGAGGTGATTGCGACCACCGCAGTCTAA